In Humulus lupulus chromosome 7, drHumLupu1.1, whole genome shotgun sequence, the following are encoded in one genomic region:
- the LOC133790630 gene encoding germin-like protein subfamily 1 member 17 encodes MKGVHFLLSLVVLALATSIASAYDPSPLQDFCVAVDEPHKALFVNGKFCKDPKEVNADDFFTSGLNIAGNTSNPVGSKVTAVDVNKIPGLNTLGISLVRIDYAPYGQNPPHTHPRGTEILVVVEGTLYVGFVTSNQQDGKNRLFTKVLNKGDVFVFPIGLIHFQFNKGHTPAVAFAGLSSQNAGVITIANAVFGSDPPINPDVLAKAFQVDNNIINLLQKQFWYDNN; translated from the exons ATGAAAGGTGTTCATTTCCTTCTTTCACTTGTTGTCTTGGCTTTGGCAACTTCCATTGCCTCTGCCTATGATCCAAGCCCTCTCCAAGACTTCTGTGTGGCAGTAGATGAGCCCCACAAAGCTT TGTTTGTGAATGGGAAGTTTTGCAAGGATCCAAAGGAAGTCAATGCGGATGATTTCTTTACTTCAGGGCTCAACATTGCAGGAAACACTAGTAATCCAGTTGGTTCCAAAGTAACAGCCGTCGATGTTAACAAAATTCCTGGACTCAACACTCTTGGAATATCGTTGGTTCGCATTGACTATGCACCATATGGTCAGAACCCACCTCACACTCACCCCCGCGGCACTGAAATCTTGGTCGTCGTTGAGGGAACGCTCTACGTTGGGTTTGTGACATCCAACCAACAAGATGGCAAAAACCGCCTTTTCACAAAGGTTTTGAACAAGGGAGATGTGTTCGTGTTCCCAATTGGTTTGATTCATTTCCAGTTCAACAAAGGACACACCCCAGCAGTTGCCTTTGCTGGTCTCAGCAGCCAAAATGCAGGAGTGATCACCATTGCAAATGCTGTGTTTGGTTCAGACCCTCCCATCAACCCTGATGTCCTAGCCAAGGCCTTCCAAGTTGACAACAACATTATCAACCTTCTTCAAAAGCAGT